The following nucleotide sequence is from Glycine max cultivar Williams 82 chromosome 9, Glycine_max_v4.0, whole genome shotgun sequence.
taacataacaTATGCTTGAGATTATTAATTCATTAGTTATTGGTTACTTGTTATTATTACCTGTCAAGTTCTTGGGTTTGGAGGAACATGTTGGTCTCCCAGTAATGCTTGTACTCTTCTCCAATATTCTCCATGATTAAGgttgaggaggaggagaaagAAGGGGAGTGGTGGAGAGGGAGAAAATAGAATAAGATATATGGTTTGGTTTGTGTATAATATATGGTATTTccttttgtgtgtgttttgcTTGCTTATTatgtgttgttttattttttgttggctgGTGCGAGCACTATTGGGAATTGGGACTTGTATATATAtagggagaaggagaaggagaaggagaagggtgGGATTTACTCACGTGTTGGGATAAATAGTGTTGATTGTGTTGTCTGGTTTCTGGACTCTTTGTGGATTGATGCTTCCTAGAAATATCCAAACCGTTCAAACAGTTTGGTTCGCGTATAAGGCATGATACGAATATGATTAGGAACCAACCCATGGCCTCTTAACAACTTATAAATCACTTTACCTGTACTATATTCTTTTCATATCTTTAAGTGTGTGTCCTGTTAACCAATATCAAAGTTGCTTTGACGTTTTTGTTTTAACGTGAAGAATTTTTCCATTTATCATAAGTAGAACACACTTTCAACAATCCATTGTGTTCATATGAGTGAGTTCATATGAGTGAGTATgatttatttagtaaaaaagtttatatttaacttttatcGGATGTAAAATTTCCTAGGGTCGACAACAGTCACGACTCACGCACCGCGAATAAGATTAGTCTTTGATCCATTAAATTGAGAGATACTCGTGGTGTAtgacctaaaataaaaaagtacaattttaacttttttcggTATACAATGATAATAttgaagttatatttttttatattttaaaataattgatattttagaatttttaagttatattattttttttcaattataccCACGTTTAATAGTTATTATAATTGAGATAagtaagaatttataatatattttagactaaattataattttgatcccctaattatataaattagtgATTTAGATCTTCCCGatatattattaacaaataGTTATGACTAACTGaattattaaactaattataaattaatcataacaattaattgttaaaaaatagaataaaaaattattaattctaatttttcaaACAGTATGTTCCTCTTTTCTGCAAATACCTCTTATACATTGGCGGATCTACATGGTGTTTAATGGGGAAATTGCCCCcacaaagtaaatttttttacttgaatataTTGAATAAATGTTTTTCCCCCATAAAAAATAGATCTTGCCCcacaagataatttttaaataagatgAATGTAAATAGTTGtataagataaaagagagaataaattgatattaattttatccactttatccttttaatttttactgtttttaatttttttattaccatttttaataaagcttatataattttttgtttgaaaaaatattagactattttttacctccactaaaaaaaattctggATCTGTCACTGCTCTTCTACCTCCACTGCTGCACACATCTCCAACGACAGTAACACTACATCAggattaatagtttttttatttaatttataattaatttaatatctataataattacaattattagttaataatctattaaggagaccaaaattacaaatttatgaaattagaaagaccaaatgttacaattaaaaattaaagggaCAAAAATCatggatttgaaaaattaagagaaccaaaattacaattcaGCTTATATTTTATACTACTATATTGATAAGGACTTTTTAGTCcaaatttacattaattaaatatttcttaataatCTACATTAATCTCAACCATTTAAAGATATGAAAATGATGTATTATAAGATTAGGTTATGAGATATATCACACTTTTTtggcttaattaattttttcatatttggaATATAGGCTCTTTTCAGATTACTacctaacatttattttttttcaatcgagtatttgaaaaaaatttcagtttCATTTTATTACCTACCATTAATCGTCTTCCATTAATTGATGACATGACAGACGGAGTTCCAAGTCACCAGGCTTTGTTACGAATACCTCATTGTCATGTCAACACCTTCAATGACGTGTTAGTGACAAGGTTTGATGACGTGGTACTCTGTTTGTCACGTCATCACCTAATAAAAGAGAATTAACGATTGatagtaaaatgaaaatgaaatttttttcagatatgtatttgacaaaaaatgaatttttaggtaATAATATGAAAACGGCCCATTTTTTCaggtatgaaaaatttatttaagccaatctgaaaaataattttttagttaacaaatgataagaaggagttttattaaaataaataatttatttttagataaaatgttaaatgataaattttattattttattgaaaataaaaataaaaatggtaatcataaatttaagttatgttaaaaaaaaaccttataatttaataagaaaaaattgtttctccagcatttttatttgatcaaatatttgtaaacttgtcaaaaaattaaattgacaaGTTTATTGACAAGTTTTTATCTTAGttattagtttgttagtttttaatagttttaaaaacaaaaatactaattttgtaattttaaaatttaatttgaattatactatttattttaacttaacatatatatttttttagtgggAGGGGGAAAAGCCCAAGCTAAAACTCACTACCTACAATGCTAACTAACAAAGGAAAATGAACAAGGTCTGAAGCTATGTCAAAAAGCCTAAAATTAGTATGCAGAAATAGTCTAATTTACTTCCCTAAGAATATCGCAAAACTGAATAGGCTGTCCTGAAAGTATGCACTGAATAATTGGCTGTTTCAATAAAGTGGAGAGAAATAATAGAATTGGTAGAATTCATGCCAAAAAGCCGtcaaaagtaaagagaaagagggaAGGAATTAGTTAATTTGTAAAAGGACCTGATGACcaacttgtttttattttatacttttttcaagaatatttatgtcattttatatatgttttacctttctttctttttattttttaattaaataatctaaaaaaatcaCCTAATTctctgtctttattttttttctttcctaaacAAACATACCGAGTGTAGGAAGGATAAAATTTATCacaattttaacaatttaatataattttattatattatcacATTTCacccaaattcaaaatcaaattatttctgGAATTCCGGTAGTATGAACTTACAAAGCCTACTTTCCCATCTGTCGCGTGTGCAGTGTACTCACTGTTTCAATAATTAGAAGATTGGACTTTGGAccagatttttttgttttttggtataTTACATGATAGAGAAAggcacaaaaataattataattataataatatttattattaggcTGTCTATTTCTTTCTGTCACTATAAACCAATACCATTCTACTAATTTGGTTGTTGGGCCCGGGGTAGGAGAAAGACTAATAATTTATATAGGTTGCTGAAAACGGCTAAGACTAGAAGCACCACCACGAACACATGTTACAAGCGCATGATTTGTGAAATGGGGAGAATGATTGATATGGGTTGACTATATAATAAATCATGAGAAATGATAATTCATATCCTTATgatatagattaaaaaattacaaaaaaataaattagtattctatatttttataataaatatttttttcttttattattataacataAAGGTTATATGCTCGCATATATATACCTTTATACTCAAGTTTGACATGACACTGTATTCATAAAAGAATACTTGACAAATTGTTAGAGTTTCATATATACTCAACAAAACATAAGCAAAGGTACACTACTTATTCTATACACATAAACACTTCAGATCTAACTAACTTAAgcattaaaatttcttttgtagATATCTCACTGCTCATTGAGACATGGAGATTGGAAATCATACCAACACTAAACGAAGGAGAAGATCATATTACTTGGCTAGTAGACTTGGTAAGAACAAGTTTCTTAATCAATCCCTAAAAACTTTGGTTAGCAAGATTcacaaattaatacaaaatagtgtctttattgtttataattatgttattaatacaaaatatttagtgACCACTTTGCTTATAACTAATTTATGTCAGGAACCTGATAGTTAATTGATGATATTTTCTATTTcaactatgttttttttaatccacaATGATACAAATAGTATTTCTAAGTACAtatctaattattatttataagtattttttagaaataattttgtttgatgTATAACTAGACTCTAACCAGAAATGGAGCcagatatatataaaacatagtAAGagtcaattataaaaattataattcatctAATAAATATAAGTATTAATTTCAtagcaaatattatttatagcAGAAGGATGTTCATATGGCCAAATACCCTAACAAGCACATGCGAAACCAACACTGGATTCCCAAGTCCTTATCCTGACTGAAGATTTCATAACCCTTTGTCCAGGCCGAGTGCTTCAGACATAGATGTTATGACCGAAGTAGTTATCATAAAGAAATTAAGACAGAATCATTAAGAAAGTCTTAAGCAAGAATGCGAGAAACAAAACCAAGCCATTAACTATGATTATTAGAAGGTTTACCAAAAATGGTAATCCATAATAGGGCCAATGAATCCAGTGACCATCATGGTACAAATTGTTGGAGAATAAACCTTTGCACACTCACACACAGATATAAATAGGGAATATATTTCAATGAAACTTgtgtatattttcttataagcaCTTACGCATATGCACATTTATATAGTGcttttatcaaaaaattgttACAACAGAAAACagaaaccagtataaaactaacACTCTAACCAACTACTACTAACAATACCCTTACTTATATTTGGATTAAActcaacactcctccttaatCCAAATCATCACAAGATATAACTACCAACTCTATTATGAGTTTTACAAATCTGTCAGGCCTAATTGCCTTAGTTAGTATATCAGCTAGCTGAGTATCTGTTGAACAATATGTCATTTCAAGCTTTCCATTATTCACCTGCTCCCTTAGGAAATGGAATTTGGTTTCAATGTGCTTACTTCTCCCATGTGAGACTGgatttttagttaaattgaTAGTTGACTTGTTATCAATTAGCAATTTAATAGGTTTCTTTGCTTCAAACTTCAATTCATCTAGCAATGAATCTAGCCAAATAGCTTGGCAAGTAGCATATGAGCCTCTGCTATATATTCAGCTTCACAGGAAGACAAGGCCACCACAGGTTGCTTCTTAGAGCACCAGGAAATTGGAGCACCTAGAAACTTGAACAAGTACCCTATAGTGTTTCTCCTATCTATTTTATCTTTACACCAATCTGAATCATAATACCCCAGTAAACTCATTGTTCTCTGGTCTATCTTTCTAGGAAACAAAACACCATATTCCAATTTTCCCTTCACATACCTCAAAATTCTTTTGGCAGCCGTCGGATGAGACTTCTTTGGATTATTTATGAACCTATTGATTaaaccaacaacaaaaaagagGTCAGGTCTACTGTTACACAAGTACCTCAAGGAGCCAACTAGTTGCTTATACATGGTTGGAtccattgcttcttcttcttctgttatTTCCAATTTTGTATTAACCTTTGCTGGAGTATTTGCAAGATTGTAATCTGCCATatgaaatcttttcaatacatcAGTAGCATACTTCTGCTGGTGAAGCAGAATTCCCTTTGAGGTAGTTACAAATTCTAACCCAAGGAAATAAGCTAGAGTACCAAGGTCTATCATCTCAAATTCCTGCATTATTTGTGCCTTATAGAACTTAATACCCTTTAAATCACTGCATGTTACCAGTAGATCATCTACATACAAGCAAATCAGAATCACACTTGTCTCCTTCTTCACATAAACACCATATTCAACTGAACATTTCTTGAATACACTCTGAATAAAAAATGTGTCAATCCTTCTATTCCACGCCCTGGGAGCTTGCTTTAGGCCAGACAATGCCTTGTTAAGCCTGTACACTTTGTCTTCCATTCCTTTTTTCACAAAGCTTGGTGGTTGAGTCATAAAAATAGATTCCTCTAATGGACCATTCAGAAAAGCAGATTTTACATCCATGTGAAACAGTGCCCAATTGTGGTTGCTAGCCATTGCTACTACTAGTCTAACAGTCTCAATTCTTGCCACTGGTGCATAAACCTCAGAATAGTCTATGCCAGGTTTTTGAAGGAAGCCTCTTACCTTATGCTTTGCAACAGTGCCATTGGGATTCAATTTCAACTTAAACACCCACTTCACACAAattgctctcttcttttttggtaAGTCAACTAGCTCCCAAgtgttattctttttaatagCATTCAACTCTTCTAGCATTGCGTTCTTCCAAACATGTTCTTGTAATGCTTCTTCATGACTAATTGGTTCTGCATCTGCTAGTAATGCAAAGTGAACCAATTCTCCTTCTTCTATTACCTCAATATCATTTCCTATTTCAAAATCAGAGTATCTAGTTGGCatccttctctctctttgtgGCCTTTGATTTTGTGGTAATTCTACCTCTGCGTTTACAGTGCTAACCTTATTCTAATCTTCTTCAATTGTTGATATCATTGGTCTGATTTCACACCTTTGTATGCTCTAGTCCCATGCCTCTTCCTCATTGAAGTATACATCTCTACTGATCTCAACCTTCTGCTTGTGTGGATTATAGAGTCTATAGGCACCAGTAACATGATAACCTATCAGTATCATTGGTTCACTTTTGTCTTCCAATTTCCTCCTTTTGGCATCGGGAATGTGTTTGTAGCATAAGGATCCAAAGATCCTAAGATAACTAACCAATGGCTTTCTTCCAGACCAAACCTCTTTTGGGACTTTCTCTTTCAATCTATTAGTAGGACATCTATTTAACAGATAAGTTGTTATGCTCACAGTTTCTCCCCAGAATGAATAAGGTAGCTTCTTCTGCTTCAACATGCTTTTTGCCATGTCAAGGATAGTTCTATTTCTTCGTTCTACCAAGCCATTATGTTGTGGTGTATAAGGTGTCGTTACCTCATGAATTATTCCATGTTGCTCACAATAGGTGTTGAATGCCTTGGAGTGTATTCACCACCTCCATCTGTCCTCAGAACCTTCAAAGCTTGTCCACTTTGCTTCTCTGCCATCACCTTGAATTTTTGGAAAACTGAGAACACCTCATATTTTGTCTTGATCAAGTATAACCACATCATTCTGTCGTGCTCATCTACAAATGATGTGAAGTACTTGTTCCCACCCAGTGATAGTACCTTAAAAGGACCACACACATCAGAATGCACAACACCAAgtacaatggaagctctcattGGAAAATGTGAATTAAAGGAATTTATTGGTTGCTTGCCAATGAGACATACATCACACACCTTTTCTGGTACATTTAATTATGGCAGACCTATAACCATATTTTTAGTTACTAACATATTCAAACTTTTGAAATTTAAGTGACCAAACCTGAGATGCCAAAGCCAGCTCAATTGGTTGATCTTTGTAGCCATTAAACATTGTACTTCTGCTGCCTTAATGTTGGCTTGAAAGGTTCTATTTCTTGAGGGTTGAGATCTCAAGACTAGCTTCCGATTAGGATTAAACAATTCCAGCATTCCATCCTTCATTGACACAGAGAATCCCTTTTCCACCAGTTGGCCTACACTCATCAGATTGCATCTCATCCCAGGAACATACAATACATTTTCAATGAGTGTTGTTTTCCCATCCTTTCTCTGAATAAGAATGTTCCCCATTCCTTCTGCACTTAGAGTTTTGCTATCCGCCAATCTGATCTTGGATcttttgttttcatcaaaatcaCCAAGCCACTCCTTGTGACCTGTCATGTGGTTAGAACAACCAGTATCTAGATACCAAGCCTCATAATGTGGGTTGCTATCACTAGTTGTCACTAACATCAGAGGGTGTTCATCTTCTGAATCCTCATCTTGAGCtatgttttccttttcttcagaattcttgttttattttccttttccatgCCAACATTCAGAGGCATAATGCCCCCATTTCTCACAGTTATAACATTGAATCTTTCTTTTATCttggcctttcttttctttttgattacTAAAGTTCCCTCTTCCTCCTTTATTAAAGGATTCATGTTTATCTCCAATCttgtccttttctttgtttGAGAACCAATTCCCTTTGCCATTGCCTTTTCCTTTCTTCCATTTCTTATTGTTTCCATCATTCTTGGTAAACTGGGCTTGCATCGCTTGATCCAAATCCCTTGAATTTGCCCTTTCATTCAACCTCTGCTTATGGGCTTCAAGAGAATTTTGCACTTCTTCAATCTTTAATCTTTCAAGATCCTTTGATTCTTCAACTGCTACCACAATGTGATCAAATCgagaagacaaagttctcaagaTCTTTTCAATAATCATCTGATCTGACAATGATTCTCCACAAGTCTTCATTGAATTTACCAACAGTTGCATTCTGTTGAAGTAATCAACCACTGTTTCTTGATCACTCATTGAGAGGAATTCATATTGCCTCCTTAAAGATTGCAACTTCACCTTCTTGGTCTTTCCTACATTTCCAAATGCCTTCTGTAGAATTTCCCAAGCCTTCTTGGTTGTACTAGCCTTTGCAATCTTCTCATATACAACAAGATCAACACACTGATGAAGAAGACACTTTGCCTTGAAGTCCTTCTTCATAATTGCAgcatcatctttctccttctctgaGATTCCTTTCTTCACAATGCCAAGAATCTCATGGAAGCCAAGAATCGCTTCCATCCTTACAACCCATTGATCATAACTCTTGCCATCAAGAACTGGTAACGCATGTATGAATCCACTAGTGTTTGTTGCGGAAGCCATTGCAACACCTTCAATCAGGTCCCTGAACCTTAAAGCTCTATGATACCAATTTGTTGGAGAATAAACCTTTGCACACTCACACACAGATATGAATAGAGAATATATTTCAATGAAACTTgtgtatattttcttataagcaCTTGCATATATGCACCTTTATATAGTgcttttatcaaaaaattattatagcagaaaacaaaaatcaGTATAAAACTAACACTCTAACCAACTACTACTAACAATACCCttacttatatttaaattaaactcaACACGAATAAATAAAGGTAATATTTCCAAGGTAAAGCACAATGTTGATtctaatttattacttttatttatttttcaatatcgAATCCTGATTTGAGCAGCAGGAACAATATTCAAGAGGAGTTTACCTAGTTATCCATTGGCAAGTACATTAATATTAGTGTGTTTTCTTAAACGATCtaagaacataaaataaaaaaatatattcatacaaaagataattaaacatatttttataaaaaaattaaagactattattttttagtttagacTACATGTATTTTATACCCGAGATAATTTTATTCTAGTTAGATAGGATTATTATAGgtgataaaattttctctttaatatttTACACACTTACATACTCAAAACTCATATCTAAAATTATTAGTTAAGTTGaaataatctaatatttatGGTAAACTCGTAAAGACTCAAGATTACAAATGTTATTTCATGTGTACCACCAATGTTTGCTTGCATTTCCAAAGTTACATGGTGATCACATATCTGAAGTCGTATACTCATGTGTACCACCAATGTTTGCTTGCATTTCACAAACAATCAAAATAAGAACAAAGACGAGaggagaataaataaataaataatagcaatgaaaagagaaaatgtatttagtgtgtctcaaaatttaagttgttattttcttatataatatttgtatgTTGCTCTCGTTCACGAagattcataaatatttttagttatcaaattaattataatcatatcaataaaatgaaaagactaataatataatttgattacAAATGAAATCTTTTATAGcttttaaaatagaaatgatgaattataaaataaattattaaaataaaaataaataatacttggATATTtatctgaaaaatgaaaaaatataattatctgtataataaaaattataaaaggtaaaaaaacGATAATAGTGAATGAAAAACAACATCAATGACTAAAAAGTGatgggaataaaaaaaatatatgaaaaaattactgaaaaaaaaacattatgaaGTTATcatgtatataataattaaagctTATGGCTTTAAGATATTATGGAATATTctgtaaaaaaagaagatattatAGAATATTATGGAATCCTATGAAATTACATTCCTCgctttcttttccatttcatcgTTTTTATCTCCATCAAATGCTTGATGACCCAAATCACAGTTTCCTATGCATATATACCAAACAGACCAGTGTTATTTTGGCCTGAGATTATGCTTAGTAAATTAAGTCAAACCCCATATGATATTTGATTTCTTAAATCTTTCACAATTAGCACGGGTGTCGTTCTTTCAAGTACTGTTAATCAAACTAAAAGGGTTTGattgatttaattatatatgaactGGACACTTACCAAACTCACTATTTAGTTTGATTTCAACATTGTTTTTAAGTTTGAGTTTGAGGGAGAAAGGGGacaatattcattaaaaaaaattgatcgtatatttattcatcttttcattttagtttttatataaaaaaaattacatttttgaccgtttcataaaaaatcaattacaaatcagtttttaatatcatttgttGAGATTatctgaaaatatatttattttatttcatacaaaaaaaatttatatttcatttaattttttcataatacaggataaaagaatgaaaattttattcttatatataatatatttttattttagtttttttataaaaaaaaaaaaactaataacattaTAAtctaacttaaaaatattttctgtaaGTGCTTTTTAAATGGGaactaaacattattttttatgtaaaaagaaaaaaagaagtaatatTTAGTGTGGAAAATAAaatgtgaatataaaaaatgaaaaagaaagaagaaaaagaattccctgtagaagaaaaaaaaatatagtggcGTTGTGCGTCTTGCTCTTGGTGTTTGCAATTATGATGGTCAATTCTTGTGATGACATCATTGGCATCTGATGTGTGAAGTCTGAACACATACGCGGGCCACTGACAAAGCAATGATCTTCTTCTGACTAAATGCTCCGCTTCATCTACTCCTAATACTAGCCTAAAGAGAAATAGTATTTGAGAACTATATTTGTAAGTTGTAAACtaacatcaaatatttttttatacgttTAAATTAcccatttgttttataatttcattatttttatttttttaatctttatagtagtttgaaaatgatttttttaatttttataatttatattttaattatttttcgatcccataatttaaaaataattttttagtgtgtattttagttttattttaatttttttttaatccctataatttaaaagtgatatttttaatacctataatttgtattttaattatttttaattttagtccttacttaaaaaaaatataaaaataattagttacaaattaattataaattataaattattttttattataaattattttatgataaattaatttttaattacttactaatatttttataataattgtaattgatactattacttatattttgatgataagaactaaaataaaattaaaatataaaatacagaaattaaaaaaattactttcaaactatatgaactaaaagaaaattaaaatataaattataaaaactaaaaaatttattttcaaaactataaaaattaaaatataaattataagaattaaaaaaatcactatcaaacaaataatttaagcTTTTTATATGTATCATATCATAGGTAACTTTTATTAGAATCAATTATTCTCGAGTTAAATTGGAATACAGGTACATATCAAAACTTAAAAGCTGAAATATTTGATTAAGCTGGATCAATgccatgtaaaataatttatatcaaaCATTTTACTTGTACATGATAcagttatataaataaaatctgtGATATTTATAAGCACatataattgtaattaaaatattttatttaactgaAAAATTTGGATAACTTAAACCTCCAAGGCTCATTATTAAGATAATTAGgtctcaaaattcaaataatacttataaaaatagttatagATTATTCACTAATAAAATTCTTATATCATCAGTACAAACCGAACTCATGTAGTtttgaaatatgattttttattttatcaattataccaatttttgttgttattgcaattaaaatgataaaattatttgaaaagaatataTGTGATATTGATCTGAAAAAATGTGTGATGTTTCCCGTTAGGGCTAAGTCAAGGCATGGCATGGCGAACGTACAGGATTCCTCCAAGCTCGTTTATACTAAAGCAGGACCAACAAGGCAGAATGTGTTGTGCAACTACACTAGCTTCCAATGGAATCCAAGgtcgtcatcatcatcatcatcttcatattCTCCTTTACACTTGCCGAGGAAATTGCACCCATTAAAGTTTCAACTTTATTAATTTCCCTTCAAGGAGTACACTAAactatcattattttaattaattttaagtatttGTGTTTGGTTCAGTCAAGAAAGATTATAAGACATCAGCCTCAAATTGTCTATGTCTGGttcatttaagttttttcttcctatttttttctAGGCAAATT
It contains:
- the LOC102670455 gene encoding uncharacterized protein; translated protein: MASATNTSGFIHALPVLDGKSYDQWVVRMEAILGFHEILGIVKKGISEKEKDDAAIMKKDFKAKCLLHQCVDLVVYEKIAKASTTKKAWEILQKAFGNVGKTKKVKLQSLRRQYEFLSMSDQETVVDYFNRMQLLVNSMKTCGESLSDQMIIEKILRTLSSRFDHIVVAVEESKDLERLKIEEVQNSLEAHKQRLNERANSRDLDQAMQAQFTKNDGNNKKWKKGKGNGKGNWFSNKEKDKIGDKHESFNKGGRGNFSNQKEKKGQDKRKIQCYNCEKWGHYASECWHGKGK